In Nonomuraea sp. NBC_00507, the following are encoded in one genomic region:
- a CDS encoding DUF1707 SHOCT-like domain-containing protein, with protein sequence MTDDPDLRASDADRDRVAAVLSEALATGRLTSVEHADRLDLAYTAKTAGELVPLTRDLPEVSASNVPVAIERQKIDSKFSKIVRKGRWVASRNTKLTARFGALIIDLSDAVLPGREITIETNAWFSKLIVRVPDNAHVIDEGGSMFGKRNVTGGSHADGPLIRVTGRSVFSKVIVSRGKDDWNLH encoded by the coding sequence GTGACCGACGATCCAGACCTGCGCGCCTCGGACGCCGACCGCGACCGCGTGGCCGCGGTGCTGAGCGAGGCGCTCGCCACAGGAAGACTGACCAGCGTCGAGCACGCGGACCGCCTGGACCTCGCCTACACGGCGAAGACGGCCGGCGAGCTCGTCCCCCTGACCCGGGACCTGCCCGAGGTGTCCGCGTCCAACGTGCCCGTCGCCATCGAGCGGCAGAAGATCGACTCGAAGTTCAGCAAGATCGTGCGCAAGGGCCGCTGGGTGGCGTCCCGCAACACCAAGCTCACCGCGCGCTTCGGGGCGCTCATCATCGACCTCTCGGACGCCGTGCTGCCCGGGAGGGAGATCACGATCGAGACGAACGCCTGGTTCAGCAAGCTCATCGTACGGGTTCCCGACAACGCCCATGTCATCGACGAGGGGGGATCGATGTTCGGCAAGCGCAATGTGACGGGCGGGTCCCATGCGGATGGGCCGCTGATCCGGGTGACGGGGAGGTCCGTGTTCTCGAAGGTGATCGTCTCCCGCGGTAAGGACGACTGGAACCTGCATTGA
- the plsX gene encoding phosphate acyltransferase PlsX: MSDSKPIALDAMGGDHAPHEIVAGAVHAVRERGLPIVLVGSPRVLYEALADHDATKEVPIVRAEEALAMDEGALASLRRPRSSIAIACHLVRRGDASAVVSAGSTAGIVATGRLRLKAQQGVQRPAIAVALPTLPRPTLLVDAGANAEVKPEMLVQFAHLGTAYAELAYGITQPRVGLLTIGAEAEKGTKLIKRAHELLQTSPDINFAGNVEGYDLLTGKVEVITTDGFTGNVALKTMEGAVRYAFAELKHTIEDSRLARLGAALQRSRLRELHRRLDAEAYGGAVLLGLNGTVVIAHGSAKAPAISAACRLAADLSAEGIVAGIGERVAATHRSHRLW, from the coding sequence TTGTCCGACAGCAAGCCCATCGCGCTGGACGCCATGGGGGGCGACCACGCACCGCACGAGATCGTGGCGGGTGCGGTGCACGCCGTGCGCGAGCGCGGCCTGCCCATCGTGCTCGTGGGCTCCCCCCGCGTGCTCTACGAGGCGCTCGCCGACCACGACGCCACCAAAGAGGTCCCGATCGTCCGGGCCGAGGAGGCCCTGGCGATGGACGAGGGCGCCCTGGCCAGCCTGCGCCGCCCCCGCTCCAGCATCGCGATCGCCTGCCACCTCGTACGGCGCGGCGACGCCAGCGCGGTCGTGTCGGCCGGGTCCACGGCAGGCATCGTGGCCACCGGCAGGCTGCGACTCAAGGCGCAACAGGGCGTGCAGCGACCCGCCATAGCCGTGGCGCTCCCCACGCTCCCCCGCCCGACGCTGCTCGTGGACGCCGGCGCCAACGCCGAGGTCAAGCCCGAGATGCTGGTGCAGTTCGCGCACCTGGGCACGGCCTACGCCGAGCTGGCCTACGGCATCACCCAGCCCAGGGTCGGCCTGCTCACGATCGGCGCCGAGGCCGAAAAGGGCACCAAGCTCATCAAGCGCGCCCACGAGCTGCTGCAGACCTCCCCCGACATCAACTTCGCCGGCAACGTGGAGGGCTATGACCTGCTGACCGGCAAGGTCGAGGTGATCACGACCGACGGGTTCACCGGCAACGTGGCGCTGAAGACCATGGAGGGCGCGGTCCGGTACGCGTTCGCGGAGCTCAAGCACACGATCGAGGACAGCAGACTGGCCAGGCTGGGCGCGGCGCTCCAGCGGTCACGCCTGCGTGAGCTGCACCGCCGCCTCGACGCGGAGGCGTACGGCGGAGCGGTGCTGCTCGGGCTGAACGGCACCGTCGTCATCGCCCACGGCTCGGCCAAGGCGCCGGCGATCAGCGCGGCCTGCCGGCTCGCGGCCGACCTGTCCGCTGAAGGCATCGTGGCCGGAATCGGCGAGAGGGTAGCCGCCACACATCGCTCACACCGGCTGTGGTGA
- a CDS encoding HAD-IC family P-type ATPase, whose protein sequence is MALAKANHVPRRSSRSLGAIIRANVLTLFNFVIGVLWVLILIFGEWQDGLFGLIIVANALIGIVQELRAKRTLDKLAVINEAPVRVRRDGREQEIQPRQVVLGDLVLLGPGDRLLVDGEVVRSDGLEVDESLLTGEADPVHKKAGDEVLSGSFAVAGSGAFVATKVGTDAYAVKLAEEAGKFHLAHSELRAGVANFIKYITWLVIPIGALLIYSQVSNSVDFGTAITGAVAGIVTMIPEGLVLMTSIAFAVGVVRLGRSKCLVQELPAIEGLARVDVLCLDKTGTLTAGGMDLDEVLPLRDDQPIDGALAALSHVDQRPNATAQAIRAHYSADDGWTARESVPFSSARKWSGADFGERGVWVLGAPDVLLDGGEGYARAAELATTGARVLALCSADRLPAPTGGLSSAPATRSVADGGRVALQAVALVTLKQRIRPDARETLRYFAEQGVTVKVISGDNPEAVSAIATGLGIPGGDRSVDARTLPDDDMEKLGELLDAHAVFGRVSPQQKRTFIAALQARGHTVAMTGDGVNDVLALKDADLGIAMGAGSPATKAVAQVVLLDNKFATLPHVVGEGRRVLANIERVSNLFLTKTFYAIVLSLAVGVAGVMFPFAPRHSTLTNALTIGVPALFLALAPTLERAKPGFVPRVLRFAVPAGVLCAVAVLVSFWAAHSGTSTLVEDQTSAVITLFLTTWWVLVLIARPLNWWRVVLVASMAVAFGIGLTLPFVRAFFALEPGDISNDLTAVGVSLVAAAAISIAVKVAGTLRA, encoded by the coding sequence GTGGCGCTCGCGAAGGCCAACCACGTCCCGCGCCGGTCGAGCAGATCGCTCGGCGCGATCATCAGAGCGAACGTCCTCACGCTGTTCAACTTCGTCATCGGCGTGCTCTGGGTGCTGATCCTGATCTTCGGTGAGTGGCAGGACGGCCTGTTCGGGTTGATCATCGTGGCCAACGCGTTGATCGGTATCGTCCAGGAGCTGCGTGCCAAACGTACGCTCGACAAGCTAGCGGTGATCAACGAGGCGCCCGTCCGGGTCCGGCGGGACGGCAGGGAGCAGGAGATCCAGCCCCGCCAGGTCGTGCTCGGCGACCTGGTCCTGCTCGGCCCCGGAGACCGTCTGCTGGTGGACGGCGAGGTGGTCCGGTCCGACGGGCTCGAGGTCGACGAGTCGCTGTTGACCGGCGAGGCCGACCCCGTGCACAAGAAGGCGGGCGACGAGGTCCTGTCGGGCAGCTTCGCGGTGGCGGGCTCGGGCGCGTTCGTGGCCACGAAGGTCGGCACCGACGCGTACGCCGTGAAACTGGCCGAGGAGGCCGGCAAGTTCCATCTCGCGCACTCCGAGCTGCGCGCGGGCGTCGCGAACTTCATCAAGTACATCACTTGGCTGGTCATCCCGATCGGCGCCCTGCTGATCTACAGCCAGGTCAGCAACTCGGTCGACTTCGGCACCGCGATCACCGGCGCCGTCGCGGGCATCGTGACCATGATCCCCGAGGGTCTGGTGCTGATGACCTCGATCGCGTTCGCGGTCGGCGTCGTACGCCTGGGTCGCAGCAAGTGCCTGGTCCAGGAGCTGCCCGCAATCGAAGGCCTGGCCAGGGTGGACGTGCTCTGCCTGGACAAGACGGGCACCCTCACCGCCGGCGGCATGGACCTCGACGAGGTGCTGCCGCTGCGCGACGACCAGCCGATCGACGGCGCGCTGGCCGCCCTGTCCCACGTCGACCAGCGGCCGAACGCCACCGCCCAGGCCATCCGGGCCCATTACTCCGCCGACGACGGCTGGACCGCCCGCGAGAGCGTGCCGTTCTCTTCGGCACGCAAGTGGAGCGGCGCCGACTTCGGCGAGCGCGGCGTCTGGGTGCTCGGCGCCCCAGACGTCCTGCTGGACGGCGGCGAGGGGTATGCACGGGCCGCCGAACTGGCCACCACGGGCGCCCGCGTCCTCGCACTCTGCAGCGCCGACCGCCTCCCCGCCCCAACCGGCGGCCTCTCGTCCGCCCCGGCCACAAGATCCGTGGCGGACGGCGGGCGCGTGGCGCTCCAGGCTGTCGCGCTGGTGACGCTCAAACAGCGCATCAGGCCCGACGCCCGCGAGACCCTCCGCTACTTCGCCGAGCAGGGCGTGACGGTCAAGGTGATCTCCGGCGACAACCCTGAGGCGGTCTCCGCGATCGCCACCGGGCTGGGCATCCCTGGCGGCGACCGTTCGGTCGACGCCAGAACCCTCCCTGACGACGACATGGAGAAGCTGGGCGAGCTCTTGGACGCGCACGCCGTCTTCGGCCGGGTCAGCCCGCAGCAGAAACGCACGTTCATCGCCGCGCTGCAGGCCCGCGGCCACACCGTGGCGATGACCGGCGACGGCGTCAACGACGTGCTGGCGCTGAAGGACGCCGACCTGGGCATCGCGATGGGGGCGGGCAGCCCGGCGACCAAGGCGGTCGCGCAGGTGGTGCTCCTGGACAACAAGTTCGCGACACTGCCGCACGTCGTGGGAGAGGGCCGCCGGGTTCTGGCCAACATCGAACGGGTCTCCAACCTGTTCCTCACCAAGACCTTCTACGCGATCGTGTTATCGCTGGCCGTCGGCGTGGCCGGGGTGATGTTCCCGTTCGCTCCCCGCCACTCGACCCTGACGAACGCCCTGACCATCGGCGTCCCGGCCTTATTCCTCGCCCTCGCGCCCACCCTCGAGCGCGCCAAGCCCGGGTTCGTGCCCCGCGTGCTGCGGTTCGCCGTGCCAGCGGGGGTGCTGTGCGCGGTGGCGGTGCTGGTGTCGTTCTGGGCCGCGCACAGCGGGACCTCCACGCTCGTCGAGGACCAGACGTCCGCGGTGATCACGCTGTTCCTCACCACGTGGTGGGTGCTCGTGCTGATCGCCAGGCCGCTCAACTGGTGGCGGGTGGTGCTGGTCGCCTCCATGGCGGTGGCGTTCGGGATCGGGTTGACGTTGCCGTTCGTCAGGGCGTTCTTCGCGCTCGAACCCGGTGACATCAGCAACGACCTGACCGCCGTCGGTGTCTCGCTCGTGGCGGCCGCGGCGATCAGCATCGCGGTCAAGGTCGCCGGTACCCTTAGAGCATGA
- the argS gene encoding arginine--tRNA ligase, which produces MTDPQIVLTERVQQALAHAFGSEHADADPLIRPSQFADFQANVALSLAKRLRRAPREVAEAIKAELSDFPGTVEVSGPGFLNITLDDSWIAAEAQQMAADPRLGVGMITPSQTVVVDYSAPNAAKEMHVGHLRTTIVGDSLARLHEHLGNTVIRQNHLGDWGTPFGMLIEHLLDIGEETAVAQLEAGMGTEFYQAARVKFDGDEAFRQRARSRVTTLQGGDPTTMRLWHVFMDATVRYFNKLYELLGVTLTDADIAGESMYNPMLDKTCDDLEASGTAVMSEGALCVFPPGFTGSDDKPLPLIIRKSDGGYGYATTDMAAIRYRVHDLKANRILYVVGADQALHFRMVFSAAKLAGWLPDTVSAEHVQIGMMLGKDGRRFKTRSGESVKLMDLLQEAIDRASALIADRGYDETTQREIAHAVGMAAVKYADLSVSHDSEYVFDLDRMVATTGNTGPYMQYATARIRSIFRRAGVDPADATASIVLAAPAERALGLHLLGFGELVAQVATDSEPHRLCAFLYQTASLLSTFYEECPVIKAGVDPETRDHRLALCALTLRVLETGLGLLGVPVPERM; this is translated from the coding sequence ATGACCGACCCGCAGATAGTGCTCACCGAGCGCGTCCAGCAGGCGCTGGCGCACGCGTTCGGCTCGGAGCACGCCGACGCAGATCCGCTGATCCGGCCTTCCCAGTTCGCCGACTTCCAGGCGAACGTCGCGCTGAGCCTGGCGAAGCGACTGCGACGGGCGCCGCGGGAGGTCGCCGAGGCGATCAAGGCGGAGCTGTCGGACTTCCCCGGCACGGTCGAGGTCAGCGGGCCCGGCTTCCTCAACATCACACTCGATGACTCATGGATCGCGGCCGAGGCACAGCAGATGGCGGCCGACCCGCGGCTCGGCGTCGGGATGATCACGCCGTCGCAGACCGTGGTGGTCGACTATTCCGCGCCTAACGCCGCCAAGGAGATGCACGTCGGCCACCTGCGCACCACCATCGTCGGCGACTCGCTGGCCCGCCTGCACGAGCACCTCGGCAACACCGTGATCAGGCAAAACCATCTGGGCGACTGGGGCACGCCGTTCGGCATGCTCATCGAGCACCTCCTCGACATCGGTGAGGAGACCGCGGTCGCGCAGCTCGAAGCCGGCATGGGGACGGAGTTCTACCAGGCGGCCCGGGTCAAGTTCGACGGCGACGAGGCGTTCAGGCAGCGTGCCCGCTCGCGGGTGACCACACTGCAGGGCGGCGACCCCACCACGATGCGGCTCTGGCACGTCTTCATGGACGCCACCGTGCGCTACTTCAACAAGCTCTACGAGCTGCTCGGTGTGACGCTGACCGATGCCGACATCGCCGGCGAGAGCATGTACAACCCCATGCTGGACAAGACCTGCGACGACCTGGAGGCGTCCGGGACGGCGGTGATGAGCGAAGGCGCGCTGTGCGTGTTCCCGCCCGGTTTCACCGGTTCCGACGACAAGCCGCTGCCGCTCATCATCAGGAAGAGCGACGGCGGTTACGGGTACGCCACCACGGACATGGCGGCCATCCGCTACCGCGTCCACGACCTCAAGGCCAACCGGATCCTCTACGTAGTGGGCGCCGATCAGGCGCTGCACTTCAGGATGGTGTTCTCGGCGGCGAAGTTGGCCGGCTGGCTTCCGGACACCGTGTCGGCCGAGCACGTCCAGATCGGCATGATGCTGGGCAAGGACGGTCGCAGGTTCAAGACCCGTTCCGGCGAGTCCGTCAAACTGATGGACCTGCTGCAGGAGGCCATCGACCGGGCGTCGGCGCTGATCGCGGACCGGGGTTACGACGAGACGACCCAGCGGGAGATCGCCCATGCCGTGGGTATGGCTGCCGTGAAATATGCCGATTTGTCGGTCAGCCACGACAGCGAGTATGTCTTCGACCTCGACCGCATGGTGGCCACGACGGGCAACACCGGCCCCTATATGCAATATGCGACGGCCCGCATCCGCTCGATCTTCCGCAGGGCGGGGGTCGACCCGGCCGACGCGACGGCCTCGATCGTGCTGGCCGCGCCTGCCGAACGCGCCCTGGGCCTCCACCTGCTCGGTTTCGGCGAGCTCGTCGCGCAGGTCGCAACCGACTCCGAGCCGCACCGGCTCTGTGCCTTCCTCTACCAGACCGCTAGTCTCCTGAGCACGTTCTATGAGGAGTGCCCGGTGATCAAGGCGGGCGTCGACCCCGAGACGAGGGATCACCGGCTCGCCCTGTGCGCGCTGACCCTGCGCGTGCTGGAGACCGGGCTCGGCCTTCTGGGCGTTCCCGTCCCCGAGCGTATGTAA
- a CDS encoding ABC transporter ATP-binding protein has protein sequence MAELTKELSQVKGEKPAVPGKDVRVHPNPEPSGKRPLDVPTGTPTVIVDDLHIVYRVYGAASDSEKGNAVNALTRILKRQGRPQMKEVHAVKGVTFVAYHGDAIGIVGRNGSGKSTLLRAIAGLLPPHKGAVYTDGQPSLLGVNAALMRELTGERNIVLGCYAMGMTPAEVREKYQEIVDFSGIDEFVQLPMSTYSSGMGARLRFAISSAKTHDVLLIDEALATGDREFRKKSEERIRQIRESAGTVFLVAHDLRVIEETCNRVIWLHKGKIKMDGDPKEVIAAYNKG, from the coding sequence GTGGCTGAACTGACCAAGGAGCTGTCACAGGTGAAGGGCGAGAAGCCCGCCGTCCCCGGCAAGGATGTGAGGGTGCATCCCAACCCGGAACCCTCGGGCAAGCGGCCGCTCGACGTCCCCACGGGCACTCCCACCGTCATCGTCGACGACCTCCACATCGTCTACCGCGTCTACGGCGCGGCCTCGGACAGCGAGAAGGGCAACGCGGTCAACGCCCTCACGCGCATTCTGAAGCGCCAGGGACGCCCGCAGATGAAAGAAGTCCACGCGGTCAAGGGCGTCACCTTCGTGGCCTATCACGGCGACGCCATCGGCATCGTGGGCCGCAACGGCTCGGGCAAGTCCACGCTGCTGCGCGCCATCGCGGGCCTGCTGCCGCCGCACAAGGGCGCCGTCTACACCGACGGCCAGCCCTCGCTACTCGGCGTCAACGCGGCACTCATGCGCGAGCTGACCGGCGAGCGCAACATCGTGCTCGGTTGCTACGCCATGGGCATGACCCCGGCCGAGGTCCGGGAGAAATACCAGGAGATCGTCGACTTCTCCGGCATCGATGAGTTCGTCCAGCTGCCCATGTCCACCTACTCCTCCGGCATGGGCGCCCGCCTGCGCTTCGCCATCTCCTCCGCCAAGACCCACGACGTCCTGCTCATCGACGAGGCCCTGGCCACCGGAGACCGCGAATTCCGCAAGAAGAGCGAAGAGCGCATCCGCCAGATCCGGGAGTCGGCCGGCACCGTCTTCCTCGTCGCCCACGACCTCAGGGTCATCGAGGAGACCTGCAACCGCGTGATCTGGCTGCACAAGGGCAAGATCAAAATGGACGGCGACCCGAAGGAAGTCATCGCCGCCTACAACAAGGGCTGA
- a CDS encoding ABC transporter permease, producing MSQPESAVADAQAGGRSGQEPLAKLAKRYGLRRAIARPRFPVYLRQLWQRRHFILTYATSRNVTKYSNSALGQLWQVLTPLLNAAIYFLMFGVILGGSKDIVNYPAFLLTGMFIFTYTQRTVTAGAKSISGNLSMIRALHFPRASLPLAYTIQELQQLAISMGVLLTLVVATGEWPTWFWLMIPVVLALQTMFNIGAGLVMARLGATMRDLNQLLPFITRTWLYASGVFFAIQDKVVNSAELPQWVANVMYLNPAASYIEWMREILIKTHNPEFGHHPPPMVWMSCVFWAVFALGFGFWYFWRSEERYGRG from the coding sequence ATGAGCCAGCCGGAATCCGCTGTCGCGGACGCCCAGGCGGGCGGCCGAAGCGGGCAGGAGCCGCTGGCCAAGCTCGCCAAGCGATATGGGCTTCGCCGTGCCATCGCGCGGCCGAGGTTTCCTGTCTACCTGCGCCAGTTGTGGCAGCGGCGACACTTCATCCTGACGTACGCGACCTCCCGCAACGTCACGAAATACTCCAATTCGGCCCTGGGCCAGCTGTGGCAGGTGCTGACTCCCCTGCTCAACGCCGCAATCTACTTCCTGATGTTCGGCGTCATCCTGGGCGGCAGCAAGGACATCGTGAACTACCCGGCGTTCCTGCTGACCGGGATGTTCATCTTCACCTACACGCAGCGGACCGTCACCGCGGGCGCCAAGTCGATCTCGGGCAACCTGTCGATGATCCGGGCCCTGCACTTCCCCCGCGCCTCGCTGCCGCTGGCCTACACGATCCAGGAGCTCCAGCAGCTCGCCATCTCCATGGGCGTGCTTCTCACGCTCGTGGTCGCCACCGGCGAGTGGCCCACCTGGTTCTGGCTCATGATCCCGGTGGTGCTGGCCCTCCAGACGATGTTCAACATCGGCGCCGGCCTGGTGATGGCCCGGCTCGGAGCCACGATGCGCGACCTCAACCAGTTGCTGCCGTTCATCACGCGCACCTGGCTCTACGCCTCGGGTGTCTTCTTCGCGATCCAGGACAAGGTAGTGAACTCCGCCGAGCTGCCCCAGTGGGTGGCCAACGTGATGTACCTCAACCCGGCCGCGTCCTACATCGAGTGGATGCGCGAGATCCTGATCAAGACTCATAACCCTGAGTTCGGCCACCACCCGCCACCAATGGTCTGGATGTCTTGCGTATTCTGGGCGGTGTTCGCTCTCGGTTTCGGCTTCTGGTACTTCTGGCGGTCCGAGGAGAGGTACGGGCGTGGCTGA
- a CDS encoding PhzF family phenazine biosynthesis protein produces the protein MRLFTVDAFTSTAFQGNPAAVCLLETPVTDSWMQSVAAEMNLSETAFLLGDSLRWFTPAVEVTLCGHATLATAHVLYSTGAATGQLEFKTASGTLTVNRLGDGMITMDFPAKEVTPAPVPGGLEKALGVTPVQVGNSHLDLLVEVDSEETVRTLSPDITALAALDARGVIVTARGTDTDFVSRFFAPKVGVPEDPVTGSAHCALSPYWSARLGRASLVGAQLSRRGGLVRVTLDGDRVHLAGRAVTVLSGTLHV, from the coding sequence ATGCGCCTCTTCACTGTTGACGCCTTCACCAGCACAGCTTTCCAGGGTAATCCGGCGGCCGTCTGCCTGCTGGAGACTCCGGTTACTGACAGCTGGATGCAGAGCGTAGCCGCCGAGATGAACCTCTCCGAGACCGCCTTCCTGCTCGGCGATTCGTTGCGCTGGTTCACCCCTGCAGTTGAGGTCACGCTCTGTGGTCATGCCACGTTGGCGACGGCCCACGTGCTCTATTCCACGGGCGCGGCGACGGGGCAGCTCGAATTCAAGACGGCGAGCGGCACGCTTACCGTGAATCGTCTCGGCGACGGCATGATCACGATGGATTTCCCGGCCAAGGAGGTGACCCCCGCCCCCGTGCCCGGCGGCCTGGAGAAAGCACTCGGCGTGACACCTGTGCAGGTCGGAAATAGCCACCTTGACCTGCTGGTGGAGGTGGACTCTGAGGAAACCGTGCGGACCCTTTCCCCCGATATCACCGCCTTGGCCGCCCTGGACGCCAGAGGTGTCATCGTCACCGCCCGCGGCACCGACACGGATTTCGTCTCCCGTTTCTTCGCCCCCAAGGTCGGCGTCCCCGAGGACCCGGTAACGGGTTCGGCGCATTGTGCGCTCTCGCCGTATTGGTCGGCCCGCCTGGGTCGCGCCTCATTGGTCGGCGCCCAACTGTCGAGGCGAGGCGGCCTGGTCCGCGTGACGCTGGACGGCGACCGCGTGCATCTGGCCGGCCGAGCCGTGACAGTCCTCTCGGGCACCTTGCATGTCTGA
- a CDS encoding KamA family radical SAM protein has product MILNQAGTRRFKAYTSKHLDELLQRAGLGDEERLKVRAVATVLPFRTNAYVVDELIDWSAAPDDPIYRLVFPQEDMLPAADVARLADLLKAEAPNAEIQAEANRVRAQLNPHPAGQKELNVPKMDEEPVPGMQHKYQETALIFPKQGQTCHAYCTYCFRWAQFVGDADLKFASDDIGQMVSYLRRHPEVTSVLITGGDAMIMGEPVIRRYIEPLLQLEQLESIRIGTKALAYWPQRFTTDPDADATLGLFEEVVNAGKNLAFMAHFSHPRELESPLVESAVKRILGSGATIRTQAPLIRSINDDPVVWSSMWRRQLRMGMIPYYMFIERDTGPQDYFAVPLARAYEIFRDAYSTVSGLCRTVRGPSMSATPGKVCVDGVTEIAGEQVFMLHFIQARDPSLVGRPFFARYDPTAVWLTDLRPAFAERFPFEPAEALLPV; this is encoded by the coding sequence GTGATCTTGAACCAAGCTGGCACACGACGCTTCAAGGCGTACACGTCCAAGCACCTCGACGAGCTCCTCCAGCGGGCGGGGCTCGGCGACGAGGAGCGGCTGAAGGTCCGCGCCGTGGCCACGGTGCTGCCTTTCCGGACGAACGCCTATGTCGTGGATGAACTCATAGATTGGTCGGCAGCGCCCGACGACCCCATTTACCGGCTCGTCTTCCCTCAGGAGGACATGCTTCCCGCTGCTGACGTCGCCAGGCTGGCCGATCTGCTGAAGGCCGAAGCGCCCAACGCCGAGATCCAGGCCGAAGCGAACCGCGTACGCGCGCAGCTCAACCCGCATCCTGCAGGTCAGAAGGAGCTCAACGTCCCGAAGATGGACGAGGAGCCTGTGCCTGGCATGCAGCACAAATATCAAGAGACCGCGCTGATCTTCCCTAAGCAAGGGCAGACCTGTCACGCCTACTGCACCTACTGCTTCCGGTGGGCCCAGTTCGTTGGTGACGCGGACCTGAAGTTCGCCTCCGATGACATCGGTCAGATGGTGAGCTACCTTCGCCGGCATCCCGAGGTGACCAGCGTCCTGATCACCGGCGGCGACGCCATGATCATGGGCGAGCCCGTCATCAGGCGATATATCGAGCCGCTGCTCCAGTTGGAGCAGTTGGAATCGATCAGGATCGGCACCAAGGCGCTGGCCTACTGGCCGCAGCGTTTCACCACCGACCCCGACGCGGACGCCACGCTCGGCCTGTTCGAGGAGGTGGTGAACGCGGGCAAGAACCTCGCGTTCATGGCCCACTTCTCGCACCCACGCGAGCTGGAGTCGCCGCTGGTCGAATCAGCGGTCAAGCGTATTCTCGGCAGCGGAGCCACGATCAGGACCCAGGCGCCGCTGATCCGATCCATCAACGACGATCCCGTGGTGTGGTCCTCCATGTGGCGGCGGCAACTCAGGATGGGGATGATCCCCTACTACATGTTCATCGAACGCGACACCGGGCCGCAGGATTACTTCGCCGTTCCCCTGGCCCGCGCGTACGAGATCTTCAGGGATGCGTACTCGACGGTGTCCGGACTCTGCCGTACGGTCCGGGGCCCGTCCATGTCGGCCACGCCCGGGAAGGTGTGCGTCGACGGCGTCACGGAAATCGCCGGGGAGCAGGTCTTCATGCTCCACTTCATTCAGGCGCGCGACCCCTCCCTGGTGGGGCGGCCGTTCTTCGCGCGCTACGACCCGACGGCGGTCTGGCTGACGGATCTGCGCCCGGCCTTCGCCGAGCGTTTTCCGTTCGAGCCGGCCGAAGCACTGCTGCCGGTCTGA
- a CDS encoding cell division protein SepF, translating into MGAVRKVVSYLGLSGVDHYDEGYDDDEHYEDEYVPATERAARRWRANVDSSRIVMVQPLKYNDAPLIGQHFREGQTVIMDVSGMAMPEATRMVDFAAGLAFGCEGRIERIADRVFLLAPSHVEIETT; encoded by the coding sequence ATGGGGGCAGTGCGCAAGGTGGTGAGCTACCTTGGCCTGAGCGGGGTCGATCACTACGACGAGGGCTATGACGACGACGAGCACTACGAGGACGAGTACGTCCCGGCGACCGAGCGGGCCGCCAGACGGTGGCGCGCGAACGTCGACTCGTCGCGCATCGTGATGGTCCAGCCGCTCAAGTACAACGACGCGCCGTTGATCGGTCAGCACTTCCGTGAAGGGCAGACAGTGATCATGGACGTCTCCGGCATGGCGATGCCCGAGGCGACGCGGATGGTCGACTTCGCCGCCGGACTGGCCTTCGGGTGCGAGGGGCGGATCGAGCGCATCGCCGATCGTGTCTTCCTGCTCGCCCCGTCTCATGTGGAGATCGAGACGACTTAA